ttttaaatggtcaGCTgtctttttgaaatataaagaaagaataatcaaAAGATAAGTGAATAAGtgatcgtttattaaaaaaaaaataattgtgtaaaactgtaaaaaatacatttattttattataaaaaattggataTAAAGCGGTCTCAAACTGTATCCAAGAATGATactttttgatttgtttatttggttcttttttttacttccttgtacgaaataaaggaagtattgtgattgcgaaaaatttcgattttcagatttcattggaaatacccattttgaccatctctgaatccattttaactagtttcggcgtgacgacacGCCGAAACGTAGATACTCGTACATACACATGTATGtacgaatctcgcataactcaaaaacgattagtcgttagttgttgaaattttgtatttaggactgttgtaacatgtagttatgcatctttccttttgattgcaatcaattgaaccaaaagtgttcaataaagcccaaaatcctcaaaactttggattttggactttttcttaactgcagtagtaataagccatcattgagagagcttttcagcgatataagtaagtggtacttattttcattggttccagagttatagccaaataaaatgttaattaatgaaatatctggatcttacaaggagagaaggcacatcagttcgaatcagacttcatcttctttcttttaacaaatatattgatttattaataattattaacttaagatcgcaaaaaaaattacaataaataataattcagtaataaaagtaaaaataaaatatgaaaaaaaaaatcagaagctatttgtgaaataaaattttatgtacttttaaaaatgtgtatatgtaatttaataggcattaatacatatgtgtatatgtaatttaataggcattaatacatatgtgtatatgtaatagatctgattatttaatattaattgaaaattattatttagaatcgtattatttttagcttttctagtttaatatcagttaattttatttaattattctgaaatttcttttaatcttatCAACATTAAAGTTGGCTacagaatgaatgaaaaatagaccctcacaagaacaacatatacactgaggcatacttgcccaatctttaataaactgcaaaaaattcttatcttttaagttcattactcctctgatattgttgaacaatattctccctaaatcggagttaatcatcatttcgtttgttttttgttgccaatcatttaatcgctttttggtttgatatagttcttctgataaaaatttgtatagacgttctatagttttcaaattttctctctttatattcgtcatcctctcttaatctctTTATTGGTcctaacattttcttcctctttatatttatcatcttctcttaatgtttttattctttctttggttttaacattttcttcctcttcatatttatgTTCTTGTGGGTTTTTTGAAatacatttcttcatgttatctttctttttcctgtatgattgtttctttttcgtatttgattattcaccaaataatccaataataaaaactgagtattttacaccgtaagattgaaattaacatttgtaaccagtatacaggaccACTGAAtggagtagtttaattattattaacttttatttatacgacacaccagaaatctgaaacttttgttaatcagcaactcacaaagatacgaataacactgatctagtaatatgagtaataaagggactttactCTATCCATGtatgattgttgaattaataactataaatatctgatgttaataaaaactaattttttagcaattgtgttactgtccactttattaaagaattggtggattgtatctcactttcaaataaaataaatttaaatgaactgcggcaaaaaatatgtatatgtaatttaataggctccCAAGGaaggtgtccatatcagattttttttaatgttattaattattaataaagttggaGTTTGGGGTTTGGGGTAGCTTCATCTATATTATTGTTGTTCAGTTACTCAACTAATGGCATGTGgaactaaaatttttgaaatattttgttcttagtTGGATTTTCCcataaactgttaaattttatcagaatttgaCGATCGTCGTAAACTTAGCTATGCTGTATAGTTAATTTCTTAATGATGAAGTACGTGTTGATTTCTATTGCTGTGCTTGAggagtacattaaaaaatgaaacattattaattttaaaattgtttattcgtTTACCTCCCAGATTGGCCTAAGTTCTTCGAGTGACTGTCTTGATGTGCATGAATATACAAGTATAAATGCGTGTCCTTTTGATATAGAAAGTCGTTGCATTGCTGGAAATTGATGGGATCCAGTAGTATCTGTTATTTgcaatgtacatatatttttattacatgatatcacctaaaaaagaaaaaaaaacacaaaaagtagaaatattttattctaatttatctaTAATTGAAGTACATTTACtgttactgtaaattaatttgtaaattgtttgatgtattaatataaacttaaatatttgtatggaatGTAGTAATTTACAGCAGTGAAACAGTGGTATTATGAAAACCAGAAAGGTGAAAAGCCTTAAAGGTTTCCTAATTTTCCATGTTTACTTCCGCTAAGTTGTtacattccataaaaaaataaacaaaaattgttctttaattcataaatctatgtttcataataatttctcCATGAAGTTTTTTCCTTATGCTAACTTGCTTCtagtatctttttataaattgtccttcctttgtaattttattgatcCAGTTTCTACGATTTCATATTTGATTGtcaaatctttttaaatcttttactgttgttttgtattatgattatttattttcaaattatttattaacttaatttttctgttaataaatccATCTctcttaaattctattattaaagtaGAACGCTATACCTCACTATTTGCAGAATATTATGGTTAATTAATGCTCTACTGttagttgtaaaattataaactctGATTTTACACTTGATGCAAAAATCACTCCAAAagtttcaaatttgtatattaaagttgttaaaaaatgagTATGGAGAGTATGAGTAGGGAGAAGTTAttatcatcagttttttttttatagtagtggTCAAGTAAAGAGGTGAAGTCaagaaagaataatgaaaatggaAGGAAGGAAAGCATGGCTGTTTGGTGATGATTTTTTATGTTGagtgaaagtaaaaatgaaagacAATGAATGCACAAGATGAAggataatatgaaagaaaataaaatgaaagagaaagatGTTGGTAGGGTAaccagaaaaggaaaaaaaaatgtgtagaaaacataaaactgcAGGGTTAAGTTCTTGttatagtaaaatgttttaagtatttggTTAATGACTTGAGCATGGGAAGATTGGTGGAGAGTTATGTTACAGTACAGAGCTCAAGAAATTTTAATCTGATTGTGAGAGGATTAGTATGGTGTTAAGAAAATGTATagaaattaacatatatgtttcACACTGTTTAGATGTATGATGTATGATGTAGTTAGGTTACAAAAGGGTATGAGAAAATAAACTACAGCTATGGAAATGATAGGCATGACAAAGAGGGATTGCATGAGGAATGTAAAGGCAAAGGCTATCTTACAAATAAAGTGTTGAAAGAGAAGTTGTGGAGAGAAAGACTAAGGCAATTAATGTGAATAAGGAGGTTAGAACAGTATTGAAAATGTTGAATTTGGAGGTAAATGGGAGTAGATGAAAGGAAGACCAAGGAAAAGGTGACTAGATAAAGCGGACGACAGTATAAGTAGGAGGTAGTGATAAATATGGCTTGGAAGTAAGAAGGCAGAGAGATAGATGAGATGGTAGCGTGTGATTCATCATCCGATCCAGGGTAGTCAGTAGGACGAAGAAAATTCTGTGTTTAGTTTTGCATAAGAATTTGAATCGTATTATCGTTTTGCGTTTAAAAACTCAGAAGTATTTGTAAGCATTAAAGATAAAACTTGTAAGTTCTAGAAATATTGTGCTGTAGTTATATCTGTTTACAGTTATGCAAGATCTCTCTCATACAAAAATTATGGTTTTGTATTAGTCTTTACAGTTGTCTACTTGATGAGCTCTCTTAAATGTAGtttaaactttacaaataaatattccaCACTATTTAATATtgctataaaaaagtatttaaaatgttaaatttaaactaGGTTTGATGAtatacaattttgtatatttaaaaaagtaatatttagataaaacttAGATGAAACTGGAGAAAGAATTTGGATCagtgaatttataaaattggtAGATATTTAAGATTTACCTTCTTAAAAAAACCACTATAAAGTTATGTGATTTTCATGAtggtagttataattaaaatgacaTAATAACTATGTTTTGTGTAGAAATAAATGTAGATCCCAATTTTGTTTTCACATTGTTACGGAaagatatattctaaaatatatattcatgaaaGGTTGCGCTTTCATGTCCTCTGATGAATAAAAGTTAGTGATTTGTCCTTCTTTTCTCCTCTCACATTCTTTTTGGGTGTAGTGAAGTTATGAGATTGAATGTTGTATGTTGTTGCTTTGTGAGAGGTGGAGCGATTATGTACAGTATTCGAATATATTTTTGTGACAAATTATGAAACTGTTACTATACAGAGTTTATTGATTAGGATacaatgttacattaaaaattatcctgtaaataatctgtatttctttatctattatatattaatgtattcttgaattaaagtatttaaagatgtattgataatataaaatatacattatattatttttaaggtgttgttttatgttttttctttaatgttaatgTTTCTGTTATGTTAATGTTTAACCTGTCTGTAGGTGTCCTCTATTGTTGGAATATACGATTCTCGGAACGTTCCTTTGACGAACCTCAGCACTAGTGAACTCTTTCCAACACCTCCTGCTCCAAAAACCACAACACGATAATCGTTACTTTGCTCTGGCATTCTTCTTCTGTAACCTAAAACAATACATAACAAACAGGTAACTATACATATAttcatgtattaatattaaatgaaattgcttaatttaactgatgaaaaccgcttaaaatggaaaaataaacaattgtattaaaaatattgacatacattacatcatttaaaaaaatttttttttttaaatgtataaaacaagCCAAATTACCTGGAATTCCTTCAGTTAGCACTATTAAATACTGGAAAGTAATTGTCAGTCTGAATCCCAACACATGTATGTttggaaattatttcaaattttctttgttttaattgttgTCTCCCTGAGGTTTTTACTAAAATGTATCTCCTatgagtaaatcataaaaaaaaactactgttggAAAAAGGAAcctcgatttaaaattttaaaaagattgaaatctgttgtaatttttatagcttgaaaattttgctaaaatacattctaatataaatataagaaatagttTTGTCAAATGgagtaataagtaaattatttattaaaaataaaacatctgagtcatttcaatttttttttcattggataACAATTTGTCTAAAATGCATTCAgaacatgtatatttaaaaaaagggtttcGTCAGATGGGGAGGTggtttgactaattttttttttgctagatttcttttttttgtgaagtgTGTCCTAGACAGTAgacactaataatttattatctattatcttTTATCATGAATAGGTAGCTCATtggtaaatatttcaagaaaagatactaagattttttttttgtttcatttaaaccacttcttgtaaaatatgtaatCCTGTACGAACAGAAGACACAAATTGAAATAATGGGCTCTTGAGTTAGTtttgtataaaacataaatataataagaaaataacacaaattttacaaattcacagatataattttctttttattttactgaaattaatctttttaagattcatattattcctctgtactgttaaaccACTTCGTACAGAATATAAaggtaagatatttcttaatttttcatgaaaatattttcgagggatcctgaaaatattttttgcaaaactattttagtgaaaaattaaggttttatctcaatattttgtactatatggtttacttaatataatttaagtataactttctaattatttataGGTGCTATTTGCTgtgaaaaattacatcatttgcCTACTGCCTAAATATgtgaaacagtaatttttttattaaatatgatatcTGCAGAGCACtgtgttcattttattaaataaaataaattaaaaattaaaaaaaagaaaaactaaaatttgtttgGGAAATATACAGCTCTTAACTCTTACACAAAACTAGTTAACCagcaactgaaaatattaatgattaattaataaataaataattatattgtaaaatatagtataacatatttttctctgtttaatcagaaaaaatcttatacatacttgtttgttttatttaaaatttattctttgtaagaAAGTAAACTTGGCGTTGTTAAGTTTCTAAAGCTGATTTTAGGTTCTTTTTGTAGCATGatgtataaattcaaaaaaattgttgttttgccgtctaatataaaaatattgaactatttttatcCTAGAAATCTTTCTGTAGGATGAAAGGAGAAACAAAAAGTTGAGTAAGAATTTTTTTGACCTAGTACGATTAATGCTTGAATTCAGGACCCTTATCTTGCCACCAATCACAATTATGGAAGAGAGAAATCTGCGACAATCTTACAAAAAGAAGGATTTGCTTATTGATGGGGCTTGTATTATTACACATAAGGTCATTGAATTTGGTTTATTACAAAAGcgtaaagattaaaaaccattaaggaaaacataaattagaatacattaaaagaaataattggtGAATTTAATTGGAAAAGCTAGTTTTGTGAAGATCCACTGAACTATATTGGCTTATTAAGAGCTGAAATCCATGGAGAAATTATGATGTAACATTATTATAGGtatagattacttctataaacaAGGTCTTTGGTTGTGTTTATAACAAGGCCAGagcaatttttaattgaataatgttTTGACTCCCTTGAAGAATTCCATTCCCAcctaagaataaatattttgcagTTATAGATGTAGGATTAGTTTCAAAAAGTTTAAGGCtagattttaattaagttaaatttctaaCTAATCTTATACTTAcatcagtcaaatataaaccaggtttttgtttttaactattattaatacagaataaaatacagaacatatttattgtttttctatgtaGGCCTGCTGAagttttacacaatttttccaaCATGTGGAGAACTTTGGATCCCTTTTTCATAAAACGTTTGAGGATGTATCATGAACCAATTGCACACAAACTCCTCCTCTATTTTGTTGTCTCGCTGGAATTGATATCCTCCCATTGATAACCATTTTTATTGGCCCAAAGAAATTGCAGGGGGATAAATCTGGACAAAGGGATGTTCTAAGGTTTGCTAGTAAATCCATTTAACCAAAGTGCTGACTGCCTTTTTTTCCTGCAGGCAGCTTTCACTTTGCTGTCAGTAGTATGCAGGATTCACAATGCAATGTTTGTGAAAAATATCTATAAGAAATACACCTTTCCTGTCTCAAAAGATGGTTGCAAGGACTTTTCCAGCTTAAAGATGTGTTTTTGCCTTTACTGGCTAAGGTTCTCCACCCTACACACTTCATATCCACCGATTTTGATTCACGAGTATAGTGATGGACCCACATATGACTATTCGATgcagaagattatttttttcttattgaaattgaTTCAAGAGCCTTTGCATTTTTTCAGTCAGTTCTTGGAACCGACCCTGCAAATTTTATGGAACATAAGATTCTTTGTATAATCAGTCACTTCCATGTCTGATACCTTTTTGAAGCAATTTCAACAACTGTAAGGTGCTGATTTATCTTCAAGTTACAGATTGATCGAATATTTCTGTCGCACTTGTCTTTAAATACCTGTTGTGATTTTCATTTTCTGCAGGTTCACTTCCTCTAAATTTACTGGCCCGGTCATGGAGTTGGGGATGTGACGTCACATTCCCAAACTGtgtatgtattttagtaaaacattttggaaAGTTTGACATCCTTATTCCTGAGAaacttaatgataataatttgtgCTACCTGATGCAGGAATGTCTTGTTCTGACTTGACACTGTTCATCAAAGACATGTATGCCTTGGCAACTGGAGTATCCATCTCCTCACCACATCTCCATTGTTAATATCCCTTCAATGACAGCCCACTTGGGTTTGTACATGAGCCATGAAGAAAGAAGCCCGGTTTATATTTCACTGACCGTCATACTTAGTATTGAATTGCTAAGGCatggtataaaaaaagtaatagtaattattGCACATGATTGCttgtcaatataaataaaaataattcaaaagaaaagttttaaaataatcgcTATTAGTTCTAGGCCAGTAAAACTTGTTTACTTTGTACTGAATTTTAGCCCTACAACAAAATTgaattactaaaaagaaaattaaaataaggttgAAATCTGAATTACTAATTGTGGAAAGTTTAGCGAGTAGAAAAAACAAACTTACTGTTAGCACTATTACAAGGATTATTTCCCCAGGGGGAAGTTACATTATATTTCCAGAGATTACTTTTAGCAGTAAGTCATCTACACTACAACCCCCCATATTTGtgtatcttaataattatttttaaaactaattaagattaattaatttaatggtgTACTGACTGTGACACCAGACTATAAAAATATGGTCTGAggtaaacgatttaaaaatggaGAATAGTGTGAAAGAGTGAAATATCTTGCATGCATCTGCAAAAAAAGTAGGTTATGTAGAAAGTGAAGGTAGATCACACTTAATGATGACATTTAATGATGACTTAGTAACAGAAATGTCTTCATTAGTAGTCCTCATTTTAACCCCTATTTAAGAAAGAAAGCTGCCATttcaaaatggaaaattttttgaaaaaaaaaatgcatagttTCACCTAATTCTTACTATTATAAAGTTTCTTGAAATTGGAAAATCTGTTTGGCTGTAACTGCAtcataaatatacaaatgaaCAGTCGAAGTCcccaaagattaatttaaaataggacCTTGCTTCGTTTTGTAGACTATGcatgttttataaatagtaaaagaattttgaaaatgcataaaaaattatagttttcaattcttatttaaatggtaatttttactTAGGTAATAccgaattatttttactatatatctTCTTCctacattttacatttacatttcgcTCTGTATTTCTGTAGTTTCTCTGTCATTGAGTGAAAATATCCACAAGTTGATGAGTAGTCAAAAAATAtagagtaataatttaataaacattggGTTAGTAAATACACATTGACccataacatttatgtaaatactAAACCAGGATGTACATTTTTGGAAGTAATATTGGACAGTAAACTATAAAGATGTTGCTGTTTCcttcaaatattatgttattccaatactagtataaaaaagaaaataattagaaagtCTATTAtgagggttattattttttttcaaggtctgatcggtcacaaaattaaaaccacagtgaaaataaaaaattttttatttgtaacaagtacttacataggtacgatatttctctacatagtcgccactccgatttaggcatttgtcgtagtgtggtaccaactttccaataccctcgtcatagaacggagccgcctgtgttttcagccatgtttctatgctggtctgcagctcttggtggaattcatggaacgtggcatgaccatcactgcagcctcatactgcatgactcttcaacgtctacgaagggcaattcagaataagcggagaggaatgttgtcatcaggcattgtctttctccatgacaatgctcagccgcacactgcagctgtaacaaagaagctcctgcagcgtttttgttgggaagtgtttgatcacccacaaTACAGTCCGAACTTACCtgcatccgattttcacctctttgctcacatgaaactctggctaggaggacaacattttggcacagacatcaagctgcagaccagtgtagaaacataactgaaaacacaggcagcttcGTTCTATAACGAGGggattggaaagttggtaccacgctgcgacaaatgtctaaatcggagtgacgactatgtagagaaatagtgtaactgtgtaactacttgttacaaataaaacattttttattttcactgtgattttaatttcgtgaccaatcggaccttaaaaaaaaataaccctcgtataatctTGAAGCATAATCCTCAcataaaactaaatcttttttaaaataaaataaaatatgttgttcTTTATAGAATAAACTGACTCCTCtcattgtatattataaaaaatatgttacaataacTGTAACCATCTGAATAATCACCATGGTATAGAAAGATGAGATTGTTGTCAACAGTGGGCGTAAACATTACTTTTCTTTGTGGGTAGGTTTTCTGTTCACATATAATATactcttatattatattttctgatgTGTTCTTTTTTAGTCTACTTTGGTTTTATTACATCGATATAAAGGAATATACAGCTTGTATTACAggttgttaattttttcacatgAATAACCTTTTTGATGATACAGTTCAATAAATCTGATAATTTCTTTGATATGGTATGATATGATGATAAAaccatattgttattattattttatttattggatttatCTTGCACTGTACTTCTATTATAGATTTCTTAAATTACCAGA
Above is a genomic segment from Lycorma delicatula isolate Av1 chromosome 12, ASM4794821v1, whole genome shotgun sequence containing:
- the LOC142333057 gene encoding GTP-binding protein Di-Ras2 isoform X2, with protein sequence MPEQSNDYRVVVFGAGGVGKSSLVLRFVKGTFRESYIPTIEDTYRQVISCNKNICTLQITDTTGSHQFPAMQRLSISKGHAFILVYSCTSRQSLEELRPIWEVIRETKGPNELASIPVMLVGNKCDENENREVTAAEGEAEAQRWGCHFMETSAKTNHNVKELFQELLNLEKNRNISLQLEKKSQLKGTKKIREKCSVM